A window of the Schlesneria paludicola DSM 18645 genome harbors these coding sequences:
- a CDS encoding HAMP domain-containing protein codes for MLTAHESTSSSAEMTALLNALVALKRGNTGVRLPFEWTGIAGKVADAFNDVVELNERMSNDLARMSQVVGKEGKLSQRLSLGDVSGFWRESVQSVNDLIDDLVHPTSETARVIGAVAQGDLSHKMALEVEDRALQGEFLRTAQTINKMVDQLGAFAAEVTRVAREVGTEGKLGGQAQVKGVAGIWKELTDSVNSMAGNLTGQVRNIAEVTTAVANGDLSKKITVDVKGEFLELKDTINTMVDQLRSFASEVTRVAREVGSEGKLAGQAKVEGVSGTWKDLTDSVNSMAGNLTAQVRNIAAVTTAVAKGDLSRKITVDVKGEILELKNTINTMVDQLSSFAAEVTRVAREVGTEGKLGGQAEVRGVAGTWKDLTDSVNFMASNLTSQVRNIADVTTAVANGDLSKKITVDVKGEILELKNTVNTMVDQLSSFAAEVTRVAREVGTEGKLGGQAVVRDVAGTWKDLTDNVNSMAQNLTGQVRNIADVTKAVANGDLSKKITVDVKGEILELKNTVNTMVDQLSSFAAEVTRVAREVGTEGKLGGQAEVRDVAGTWKDLTDNVNSMASNLTGQVRNIADVTKAVANGDLSKKITVDVKGEILELKDTINTMVDQLNSFASEVTRVAREVGTEGKLGGQADVQGVSGTWKDLTDNVNFMAGNLTSQVRNIADVTKAVASGDLSKKITVDVKGEILQLKDTINTMVDQLRSFASEVTRVAREVGTEGRLGGQASVPGVAGTWKDLTDNVNFMAGNLTSQVRNIADVTKAVANGDLSKKITVDVKGEILELKITINTMVDQLSSFASEVTRVAREVGTEGKLGGQAEVQGVSGTWKDLTDNVNFMAGNLTSQVRGIAKVVTAVANGDLKRKLTVEAKGEIAELADTINNMTDTLATFADQVTTVAREVGVEGKLGGQASVPGASGTWKDLTDNVNQLAANLTTQVRAIAEVATAVTKGDLTRSIKVEAQGEVAALKDNINEMIRNLKDTTIKNDEQDWLKTNLAKFSRMLQGQRDLTNVGRMVLSELCPVVSARQAEFYVLDASNDRVPGLTLLGSYASEGQETLGKKISMGQGLVGQCALEKQKMILENPPQGYLRISSGLGEGSPHSIMVLPLIFEGQVKGVLELASFEGFNPTHHALLDQLTESIGIVLNTIEANMRTEGLLQQSQSLAQQLQTRQEQLEQTNGELQEKAHLLAQQNHEVERKNSEVEQARQELEEKAKQLALTSKYKSEFLANMSHELRTPLNSLLILSDQLSKNQEGNLNDRQTEFAKTIHSSGNELLMLINDILDLSKIESGTVLVDASELRLNELQGYVERTFRHVGEAKNVAFKSVFSSDLPTTMYTDAKRLQQIIKNLLSNAFKFTQQGQVSLTVAPAQLGWSSDNEDLGHANEVIAFSVTDTGIGIPLDKQQIIFEAFQQADGSTSRKYGGTGLGLAISRELSRLLGGEIRLTSTPGQGSTFTLYLPLTYTNLRSPHKTLPVERQAMTPATPESTSALRMLMDGREDNHENGAGDDGRSISFSEPSIEQLSNEVSDDRDYIGPDDLVLLIIENDMGFARVALDTVREAGWKGLVSSRGAAGLALAREYKPNAITLDINLPDIDGWRVLERLKVDPSKQHIPVCVISTDESRDRALASGALAFLGKPLQSRDLLDNLVGRVKEFIAIKTRYLLVVGQDHLLCDQLLQCVNGDRIEILTASDLQAATSVLKQRKIDGIVIDARFEGATPADLLVVDDDSLMSNKVFMPTPLIVCGHESFDIHPTAWKRFAPAYSVYFARSLKDLPEMTSLALHQDLSHRSESDESRERHSNDSNQILDGRKVLIVDDDMRNIFALSTVLEEYNMIIRSADNGRDAISILEEDSGIDIVLMDIMMPEMDGMETMREIRKIPRLKNLPIVAVTAKAMKGDREKCMEAGAWDYLSKPVDPERMLAVLRTWLYQ; via the coding sequence ATGCTGACCGCTCACGAATCGACAAGCTCCAGTGCGGAAATGACGGCCCTCTTGAACGCGCTTGTCGCTTTGAAACGCGGAAACACCGGAGTTCGATTGCCCTTCGAATGGACTGGCATCGCGGGAAAAGTTGCCGACGCGTTCAATGATGTTGTCGAACTGAACGAACGCATGTCGAACGATCTGGCGCGCATGAGCCAGGTTGTCGGTAAGGAAGGAAAACTCAGTCAGCGACTTTCACTGGGAGACGTCAGTGGATTTTGGCGTGAGTCGGTTCAGTCCGTGAATGACTTGATCGACGATTTGGTACATCCCACGAGCGAAACCGCGCGCGTGATCGGGGCTGTGGCCCAGGGAGACTTGTCTCACAAGATGGCACTGGAAGTCGAAGATCGAGCGTTGCAGGGGGAATTCTTGCGCACCGCTCAGACGATCAACAAGATGGTGGACCAGCTTGGTGCGTTTGCGGCGGAAGTCACGCGCGTGGCCCGTGAAGTCGGCACCGAGGGGAAACTTGGTGGTCAGGCCCAGGTGAAAGGCGTGGCCGGGATTTGGAAAGAGTTGACTGACTCAGTGAACTCCATGGCAGGGAACTTGACCGGTCAGGTTCGAAACATCGCCGAAGTGACGACCGCCGTGGCGAATGGCGACCTGTCCAAAAAGATCACAGTCGATGTGAAGGGCGAGTTCCTCGAACTGAAAGACACTATCAACACGATGGTGGATCAGTTGCGGTCCTTTGCCTCGGAAGTGACCCGTGTGGCGCGTGAAGTGGGGTCCGAAGGAAAGCTCGCCGGTCAGGCAAAAGTGGAAGGGGTCTCGGGAACTTGGAAAGATTTGACCGACTCCGTGAATTCAATGGCCGGCAACCTGACGGCCCAAGTGCGAAATATCGCAGCCGTTACGACCGCGGTGGCAAAAGGTGACTTGTCGCGCAAGATTACGGTGGATGTCAAAGGGGAAATCCTTGAACTGAAGAACACGATCAACACGATGGTGGATCAGCTCAGTTCGTTTGCGGCGGAAGTAACCCGCGTGGCGCGCGAGGTCGGTACAGAAGGGAAGCTGGGCGGTCAGGCCGAAGTGCGTGGTGTGGCGGGTACGTGGAAAGACCTGACCGACAGCGTAAACTTTATGGCGTCGAACCTGACCAGTCAGGTTCGTAACATCGCCGACGTGACGACGGCTGTGGCGAACGGCGACCTTTCCAAGAAGATCACGGTGGACGTGAAGGGGGAAATTCTCGAACTGAAGAACACCGTGAATACGATGGTGGATCAGCTCAGTTCGTTTGCGGCCGAAGTGACGCGTGTGGCCCGCGAAGTGGGAACCGAGGGAAAACTCGGTGGGCAAGCCGTGGTTCGCGACGTGGCTGGGACTTGGAAAGATCTGACGGACAATGTGAATTCGATGGCCCAGAATCTGACGGGACAGGTTCGCAACATCGCCGACGTGACGAAGGCCGTGGCGAACGGCGACCTTTCCAAGAAGATCACGGTGGACGTGAAGGGGGAAATTCTCGAACTGAAGAACACCGTGAATACGATGGTGGATCAGCTCAGTTCGTTCGCGGCGGAAGTTACGCGCGTAGCGCGCGAGGTCGGTACGGAAGGGAAGTTGGGCGGTCAGGCCGAAGTGCGCGATGTGGCCGGTACATGGAAAGACTTGACCGACAACGTGAACTCGATGGCGTCAAACTTGACTGGTCAGGTGCGCAATATCGCGGACGTGACAAAAGCCGTAGCGAATGGTGACTTGTCCAAGAAGATCACCGTGGACGTGAAGGGGGAAATCCTCGAACTGAAAGACACCATTAACACCATGGTGGACCAGTTGAACTCGTTTGCGTCGGAAGTGACCCGCGTGGCGCGTGAGGTGGGGACCGAAGGGAAGCTCGGCGGTCAAGCCGATGTGCAAGGGGTCTCGGGAACCTGGAAGGATTTGACGGACAATGTGAACTTCATGGCCGGTAATCTGACCAGTCAGGTTCGAAACATTGCCGACGTGACGAAGGCTGTGGCAAGCGGCGACTTGTCCAAGAAGATCACGGTGGACGTGAAGGGGGAGATTCTGCAGTTGAAGGACACCATCAATACGATGGTGGATCAATTGCGCTCGTTCGCATCCGAAGTGACCCGCGTGGCGCGTGAGGTGGGAACGGAAGGCCGTCTGGGCGGTCAGGCTTCGGTTCCGGGAGTCGCGGGGACCTGGAAGGATTTGACGGACAATGTGAACTTCATGGCCGGCAATCTGACCAGTCAGGTTCGCAATATCGCCGACGTGACGAAAGCCGTGGCGAATGGGGACCTTTCCAAGAAAATCACGGTGGACGTGAAGGGGGAAATTCTCGAACTGAAGATTACCATTAACACGATGGTGGATCAGCTTAGTTCGTTTGCCTCGGAAGTGACGCGTGTGGCGCGCGAGGTGGGAACCGAAGGGAAGCTGGGCGGTCAGGCCGAGGTTCAGGGGGTCTCAGGGACGTGGAAGGATCTGACGGACAACGTCAACTTCATGGCGGGCAATTTGACCAGCCAGGTGCGCGGAATTGCGAAGGTCGTGACCGCGGTGGCGAACGGGGACTTGAAACGCAAATTGACCGTGGAGGCAAAAGGGGAAATCGCCGAACTTGCGGACACGATCAACAACATGACCGACACGTTGGCGACCTTTGCCGACCAGGTGACGACTGTGGCTCGCGAAGTGGGTGTGGAAGGAAAGCTGGGCGGTCAGGCGTCGGTTCCCGGTGCTTCGGGGACGTGGAAAGACCTGACAGACAACGTCAATCAGCTTGCCGCAAACCTGACGACGCAGGTCCGTGCCATCGCAGAAGTGGCCACAGCGGTGACGAAAGGCGATTTGACTCGTTCGATTAAGGTTGAAGCCCAGGGTGAAGTAGCGGCGCTCAAAGACAATATCAACGAGATGATCCGCAATCTCAAAGACACCACGATCAAGAACGACGAACAAGACTGGCTGAAAACGAACCTGGCAAAATTTTCTCGTATGTTGCAGGGACAACGCGATCTGACGAACGTGGGACGCATGGTACTTTCCGAGTTGTGTCCCGTGGTGTCCGCGCGACAGGCCGAGTTCTACGTGTTGGATGCCAGCAATGATCGAGTCCCAGGTTTGACGTTGCTGGGAAGCTATGCGTCGGAAGGGCAAGAGACACTGGGCAAAAAGATCTCGATGGGCCAAGGGCTGGTCGGTCAATGTGCCCTCGAGAAGCAAAAGATGATTCTCGAGAATCCTCCTCAGGGCTATCTACGAATTTCATCAGGGCTTGGCGAAGGTTCGCCTCACAGCATCATGGTGTTGCCGCTGATCTTCGAAGGGCAGGTCAAAGGCGTGCTCGAGCTGGCGTCGTTCGAAGGGTTCAACCCCACGCACCACGCATTGCTCGATCAGTTAACCGAATCGATCGGAATCGTGCTGAACACGATCGAGGCGAACATGCGAACGGAAGGGTTGCTGCAGCAGTCCCAATCGCTCGCACAGCAGCTTCAGACACGTCAGGAACAGTTGGAGCAGACCAATGGTGAGCTGCAGGAAAAAGCCCACTTGCTTGCCCAGCAGAATCACGAAGTGGAACGCAAGAATAGCGAAGTGGAACAGGCACGGCAGGAGCTTGAAGAAAAAGCGAAGCAGTTGGCGCTCACGTCCAAGTACAAATCCGAATTCCTTGCGAACATGTCGCATGAATTGAGGACGCCGCTGAACAGCCTATTAATTCTGTCGGATCAGCTCAGCAAGAATCAGGAAGGAAACCTGAACGACCGGCAGACGGAGTTCGCGAAGACGATTCATTCGTCGGGGAACGAACTGCTCATGCTCATTAACGACATTCTCGATCTTTCGAAGATCGAATCGGGAACGGTGCTGGTCGACGCGAGCGAACTGCGGCTCAACGAATTGCAGGGCTATGTCGAACGCACATTCCGCCATGTCGGTGAAGCGAAGAACGTCGCGTTCAAGAGCGTCTTCAGCTCGGACTTGCCGACGACGATGTACACCGATGCGAAACGGTTGCAGCAGATTATCAAGAATCTGCTCTCGAATGCCTTCAAGTTTACGCAGCAAGGACAGGTCTCGTTGACCGTCGCGCCGGCACAGCTTGGCTGGAGTTCGGACAATGAAGATCTGGGGCATGCGAACGAGGTGATTGCCTTTTCTGTGACGGATACAGGGATCGGAATTCCGCTCGACAAGCAGCAGATCATCTTCGAAGCCTTCCAACAGGCCGATGGATCAACAAGTCGAAAATACGGGGGAACGGGTTTGGGGCTGGCGATCAGTCGTGAACTGTCACGACTGCTTGGCGGCGAAATTCGCCTGACATCGACACCGGGCCAAGGAAGCACGTTCACGTTGTATCTCCCTTTGACCTATACCAATCTACGTTCACCACATAAGACGCTGCCTGTCGAGCGACAGGCGATGACACCCGCGACACCCGAATCGACAAGTGCGCTGCGGATGCTGATGGACGGACGCGAAGACAATCACGAAAATGGAGCGGGGGATGACGGGCGTTCGATTTCGTTCTCAGAACCGTCCATCGAACAGCTCTCGAACGAGGTCAGCGACGACCGAGACTACATCGGTCCCGACGATCTGGTTCTGTTGATTATTGAGAATGACATGGGCTTTGCCCGTGTCGCACTGGATACGGTGCGTGAAGCGGGCTGGAAAGGGCTTGTCAGTTCACGGGGCGCCGCCGGTTTGGCTCTGGCTCGGGAGTACAAGCCGAATGCGATTACGCTCGACATTAATCTTCCCGATATCGACGGGTGGCGAGTGCTCGAGCGACTGAAGGTTGATCCTTCCAAACAGCATATTCCTGTCTGCGTGATCTCGACCGACGAATCGCGCGATCGGGCTTTGGCATCGGGCGCGCTGGCGTTCCTCGGTAAGCCCCTGCAGAGCCGCGATCTGCTGGACAATCTGGTGGGGCGAGTCAAAGAGTTTATCGCGATCAAAACGCGGTACTTGCTGGTCGTTGGACAGGATCATTTACTATGTGATCAGCTTCTGCAGTGCGTCAACGGAGACCGTATCGAGATTCTCACTGCGTCGGACTTACAAGCCGCCACGTCGGTACTGAAGCAACGGAAAATTGACGGCATTGTGATTGATGCACGATTCGAAGGTGCCACGCCGGCGGATTTGCTGGTGGTTGACGATGACAGTCTCATGTCAAACAAAGTCTTCATGCCCACGCCCTTGATCGTTTGTGGTCATGAGAGTTTCGATATCCACCCGACAGCCTGGAAGCGATTTGCGCCGGCCTATTCGGTGTACTTCGCGCGCTCGCTGAAAGATCTGCCCGAGATGACCAGCCTCGCCCTTCATCAAGACCTTTCGCACCGATCCGAGTCTGACGAAAGCCGTGAACGACACTCGAATGATTCGAATCAAATACTGGATGGACGCAAGGTTCTGATTGTCGATGACGACATGCGAAACATCTTCGCGCTTTCGACAGTTTTGGAAGAATACAATATGATCATCCGATCGGCTGACAATGGCCGTGATGCCATTTCGATTCTCGAAGAAGATAGCGGAATCGATATTGTGTTGATGGACATCATGATGCCTGAAATGGATGGTATGGAAACCATGCGTGAGATACGAAAGATACCGCGACTCAAGAATCTTCCGATTGTCGCAGTCACGGCGAAAGCCATGAAGGGCGATCGAGAGAAATGCATGGAAGCGGGTGCTTGGGACTATTTGTCCAAGCCGGTTGATCCAGAACGGATGCTGGCCGTACTACGTACGTGGCTTTACCAATGA